One Bacillus sp. 1780r2a1 DNA segment encodes these proteins:
- a CDS encoding glycosyltransferase family 2 protein, whose translation MEREGEAMIYYSALFIIMIIGTIINIFTMPRLASYQLNKNKVDPLVSILIPMRNEERNVKSIIRSLKGLTYQPIEVIILDDQSTDQTRQLLEQEIQCDKRFSVIEGKPLEEGWVGKVHACHQLSKRASGDYYLFIDADVVLEKDTIQHVLALAKKKKAKLVTGFPRFPVKKRMESLLVPLQHVVVFSYLPIIIANGGKYPAATAAHGAFMFFEREAYESIGGHEAVKSSLVEDVHIARALKEKGEKVILANVTSHVNCYMYEKDDEVWNGFAKNVYTGLGRSLNKLVALMVFFIVYYVLPVPLFLYGIVSEQVLLLLPLLLLFLQRLLIDLAAKQKWYLFITMPISAITLLFLMNHSMKQSVQHKGYQWKGRHYK comes from the coding sequence GTGGAAAGAGAAGGTGAAGCGATGATTTATTATAGCGCTTTATTTATCATAATGATAATAGGTACCATTATTAACATATTTACGATGCCACGTTTAGCGAGCTACCAGCTTAACAAAAACAAAGTTGATCCACTTGTTTCTATTTTAATTCCTATGCGTAATGAAGAACGAAATGTTAAGTCCATCATACGTTCATTAAAAGGACTTACTTATCAGCCCATTGAAGTCATTATTTTAGATGATCAATCGACAGATCAAACTCGACAGCTTTTGGAACAAGAAATACAATGTGATAAGAGGTTTTCTGTTATAGAAGGAAAGCCTTTAGAGGAAGGCTGGGTTGGTAAAGTACACGCTTGTCATCAGCTTTCAAAACGAGCAAGCGGTGACTACTACCTATTTATTGATGCAGATGTTGTTTTAGAGAAGGATACAATTCAACACGTATTAGCCTTAGCTAAAAAAAAGAAAGCAAAGCTAGTGACGGGCTTTCCAAGATTTCCGGTAAAGAAACGAATGGAATCGCTCCTAGTTCCTCTTCAGCATGTTGTAGTGTTTTCGTATTTACCAATCATCATTGCAAACGGGGGGAAATACCCAGCTGCAACTGCAGCACACGGGGCGTTTATGTTCTTTGAAAGAGAAGCATATGAAAGCATAGGAGGACATGAAGCCGTTAAGAGTTCGTTAGTCGAAGATGTGCATATTGCAAGAGCACTGAAAGAGAAAGGTGAAAAAGTAATTTTGGCTAACGTAACGTCTCATGTCAACTGCTACATGTATGAAAAAGATGATGAGGTATGGAATGGTTTTGCAAAAAATGTGTATACAGGGTTAGGGCGATCACTTAATAAACTCGTTGCTCTCATGGTGTTTTTTATTGTTTATTATGTTCTTCCAGTACCGCTATTTTTATATGGTATTGTGTCTGAACAGGTACTTTTGCTGTTGCCATTATTGCTTCTTTTTCTTCAAAGATTACTTATTGACCTAGCAGCTAAGCAAAAATGGTATTTGTTTATTACGATGCCCATCTCTGCTATTACCTTGCTATTCTTAATGAACCATTCGATGAAACAAAGCGTCCAGCACAAAGGTTATCAATGGAAAGGAAGGCATTATAAATGA
- a CDS encoding lysophospholipid acyltransferase family protein, whose amino-acid sequence MIYPEKDKRFERVLQLFVHYQLKKQFYRIYIDMEEAVENNKPTLFIANHSSWWDGLISFYINRVLLKHDSYAMMSEEGMNSFPFFRKIGAFSVNPSSPKHVMKSLLYTRKLLREKKSVWIFPQGKEEHLEKRPLQFSDGPAFIMLKEKSVQAIPIAYCYSFRHDQRPELFIKVGKPIEVNTETSRSELTHKLEQAVIAELDSIKSKLVSEDLSTFDVFMAGRKTLSEWLTWWKEKVKR is encoded by the coding sequence ATGATTTATCCGGAGAAAGACAAACGATTTGAGAGAGTTTTGCAGCTGTTTGTACACTATCAGTTGAAAAAGCAGTTTTATCGTATTTACATCGATATGGAGGAAGCAGTTGAGAATAATAAACCGACTCTATTTATTGCCAACCACTCAAGTTGGTGGGACGGCTTAATTAGCTTTTATATAAATCGAGTGTTACTTAAGCATGATAGCTACGCAATGATGTCTGAAGAAGGTATGAATTCTTTTCCATTCTTTCGAAAAATTGGAGCATTTTCCGTTAATCCATCCTCGCCCAAGCATGTTATGAAATCGCTTTTGTATACCAGGAAATTGCTAAGAGAAAAAAAATCCGTATGGATTTTTCCTCAGGGAAAGGAAGAACACTTAGAGAAGCGACCTCTGCAATTTTCAGACGGCCCGGCTTTTATCATGTTAAAAGAAAAGAGTGTACAAGCCATTCCAATTGCATATTGCTATAGTTTTCGTCATGATCAGCGTCCAGAGCTATTTATTAAAGTAGGTAAACCTATAGAAGTAAATACAGAAACCAGTCGAAGTGAATTAACGCATAAGCTAGAACAGGCTGTAATTGCTGAGTTAGATAGTATTAAAAGTAAGCTTGTTAGCGAGGATCTTTCCACTTTTGACGTGTTTATGGCTGGGAGAAAAACGTTGAGTGAGTGGTTAACTTGGTGGAAAGAGAAGGTGAAGCGATGA
- a CDS encoding carotenoid biosynthesis protein translates to MTEKIYQFFIIWYICGVVLLAFDWLPPWLEWANVVFLHVSGFIAFIYMAKSYRMVTALLVAMFVMVATIVIESLGVHYDFLFGSYDYEKDFGTKILGVPLTIGSAWLMVIVTSRVLALGIMKRMELPYLVKGLVYATISSIFAVIMDLAIDPVAYVVKQYWVWEGNSFYYDIPLSNFSGWFILSFFIQFILYFWLETLEKKEEPKWESRMVVLYSAIVMMFVIVAAVNGLWLVVLMTLIPYSILFVLYQKEKRI, encoded by the coding sequence TTGACAGAAAAGATTTATCAATTTTTTATTATTTGGTACATATGTGGAGTTGTTCTGCTTGCTTTTGATTGGTTACCGCCATGGCTTGAATGGGCAAACGTAGTGTTTTTACATGTAAGTGGCTTCATTGCTTTTATCTATATGGCAAAATCATATCGAATGGTGACGGCACTGCTCGTCGCAATGTTTGTGATGGTTGCAACCATTGTTATTGAAAGTCTAGGTGTACACTATGACTTTTTATTTGGTTCATATGATTATGAGAAAGATTTTGGTACCAAAATTTTAGGTGTACCGCTCACCATTGGTTCAGCGTGGCTAATGGTAATTGTGACTAGCCGTGTACTTGCACTTGGTATTATGAAAAGGATGGAATTACCTTATCTTGTAAAGGGGCTAGTATACGCAACAATCTCATCTATATTTGCAGTCATTATGGATTTAGCGATTGACCCAGTGGCCTATGTAGTAAAGCAGTACTGGGTATGGGAAGGAAACAGCTTTTATTATGATATTCCACTTTCTAATTTCTCAGGCTGGTTTATACTTTCATTTTTTATTCAGTTTATCCTCTACTTCTGGCTAGAGACTTTAGAAAAAAAAGAAGAGCCAAAGTGGGAAAGTCGAATGGTTGTTTTATATAGTGCCATTGTTATGATGTTTGTCATTGTGGCAGCGGTCAACGGTTTGTGGTTAGTTGTGCTTATGACGTTAATTCCATATAGCATTCTTTTTGTTTTATACCAAAAGGAGAAAAGAATATGA